The Pongo abelii isolate AG06213 chromosome 11, NHGRI_mPonAbe1-v2.0_pri, whole genome shotgun sequence genome includes a window with the following:
- the TSN gene encoding translin isoform X1 yields the protein MPVIPAFWEAGAARSPEEIRKVVQSLEQTAREILTLLQGVHQGAGFQDIPKRCLKAREHFGTVKTHLTSLKTKFPAEQYYRFHEHWRFVLQRLVFLAAFVVYLETETLVTREAVTEILGIEPDREKGFHLDVEDYLSGVLILASELSRLSVNSVTAGDYSRPLHISTFINELDSGFRLLNLKNDSLRKRYDGLKYDVKKVEEVVYDLSIRGFNKETAAACVEK from the exons atgcctgtaattccagcattttgggaggccggggcggccagatcacctgag GAAATCAGAAAAGTTGTACAGAGTTTAGAACAAACAGCTCGAGAGATTTTAACTCTACTGCAAGGGGTCCATCAGGGTGCTGGGTTTCAGGACA TTCCAAAGAGGTGTTTGAAAGCTCGAGAACATTTTGGTACAGTAAAAACACATCTAACATCTTTGAAGACCAAATTTCCTGCTGAACAGTATTACAG ATTTCATGAGCACTGGAGGTTTGTGTTGCAGCGCTTGGTCTTCTTGGCAGCATTTGTTGTGTATTTGGAAACAGAAACACTAGTGACTCGAGAAGCAGTTACAGAAATTCTTGGCA tTGAGCCAGATCGGGAGAAAGGATTTCATCTGGATGTAGAAGATTATCTCTCAGGAGTTCTAATTCTTGCCAGTGAACTG TCGAGGCTGTCTGTCAACAGCGTGACTGCTGGAGACTACTCCCGACCCCTCCACATCTCCACCTTCATCAATGAGCTGGATTCTGGTTTCCGCCTTCTCAACCTGAAAAATGACTCCCTGAGGAAGCGCTACGACGGATTGAAGTATGACGTGAAGAAAGTAGAGGAGGTGGTCTATGATCTCTCCATCCGGGGCTTCAATAAGGAGACGGCAGCAGCTTGTGTTGAAAAATAg
- the TSN gene encoding translin isoform X2, which yields MSVSEIFVELQGFLAAEQDIREEIRKVVQSLEQTAREILTLLQGVHQGAGFQDIPKRCLKAREHFGTVKTHLTSLKTKFPAEQYYRFHEHWRFVLQRLVFLAAFVVYLETETLVTREAVTEILGIEAVCQQRDCWRLLPTPPHLHLHQ from the exons ATGTCTGTGAGCGAGATCTTCGTGGAGCTGCAGGGCTTTTTGGCTGCCGAGCAGGACATCCGAGAG GAAATCAGAAAAGTTGTACAGAGTTTAGAACAAACAGCTCGAGAGATTTTAACTCTACTGCAAGGGGTCCATCAGGGTGCTGGGTTTCAGGACA TTCCAAAGAGGTGTTTGAAAGCTCGAGAACATTTTGGTACAGTAAAAACACATCTAACATCTTTGAAGACCAAATTTCCTGCTGAACAGTATTACAG ATTTCATGAGCACTGGAGGTTTGTGTTGCAGCGCTTGGTCTTCTTGGCAGCATTTGTTGTGTATTTGGAAACAGAAACACTAGTGACTCGAGAAGCAGTTACAGAAATTCTTGGCA TCGAGGCTGTCTGTCAACAGCGTGACTGCTGGAGACTACTCCCGACCCCTCCACATCTCCACCTTCATCAATGA
- the TSN gene encoding translin, with the protein MSVSEIFVELQGFLAAEQDIREEIRKVVQSLEQTAREILTLLQGVHQGAGFQDIPKRCLKAREHFGTVKTHLTSLKTKFPAEQYYRFHEHWRFVLQRLVFLAAFVVYLETETLVTREAVTEILGIEPDREKGFHLDVEDYLSGVLILASELSRLSVNSVTAGDYSRPLHISTFINELDSGFRLLNLKNDSLRKRYDGLKYDVKKVEEVVYDLSIRGFNKETAAACVEK; encoded by the exons ATGTCTGTGAGCGAGATCTTCGTGGAGCTGCAGGGCTTTTTGGCTGCCGAGCAGGACATCCGAGAG GAAATCAGAAAAGTTGTACAGAGTTTAGAACAAACAGCTCGAGAGATTTTAACTCTACTGCAAGGGGTCCATCAGGGTGCTGGGTTTCAGGACA TTCCAAAGAGGTGTTTGAAAGCTCGAGAACATTTTGGTACAGTAAAAACACATCTAACATCTTTGAAGACCAAATTTCCTGCTGAACAGTATTACAG ATTTCATGAGCACTGGAGGTTTGTGTTGCAGCGCTTGGTCTTCTTGGCAGCATTTGTTGTGTATTTGGAAACAGAAACACTAGTGACTCGAGAAGCAGTTACAGAAATTCTTGGCA tTGAGCCAGATCGGGAGAAAGGATTTCATCTGGATGTAGAAGATTATCTCTCAGGAGTTCTAATTCTTGCCAGTGAACTG TCGAGGCTGTCTGTCAACAGCGTGACTGCTGGAGACTACTCCCGACCCCTCCACATCTCCACCTTCATCAATGAGCTGGATTCTGGTTTCCGCCTTCTCAACCTGAAAAATGACTCCCTGAGGAAGCGCTACGACGGATTGAAGTATGACGTGAAGAAAGTAGAGGAGGTGGTCTATGATCTCTCCATCCGGGGCTTCAATAAGGAGACGGCAGCAGCTTGTGTTGAAAAATAg